A portion of the Aquicoccus sp. G2-2 genome contains these proteins:
- a CDS encoding malonyl-CoA synthase codes for MYDQNYLAHRLARHLQAARGKVFATRPGMSNVSYGALFDGAEQIAARLIAAGVRPGDRVAVQVEKSIQAVQLYIGTVLAGGVFLPLNTAYTAAELEYFLSDATPGVVVCDPAREAEITPLASNAKVFTLSGDGVGSLTENLPDSANLEPVSRGADDLAAILYTSGTTGRSKGAMLSHANLASNSETLRAYWRFTADDVLVHALPIFHTHGLFVATNVSLFAGASVVFLPKFHVDPVIEALPHATALMGVPTFYTRLLDDPRLNRESVSNMRLFISGSAPLLVDTHEQWEARTGHRILERYGMTETNMNTSNPYEGERRAGTVGFPLPGVELRIMDGGKEVEPGGIGTIEVRGPNVFQGYWKMPEKTAEELREDGWFITGDLGQRDADGYVSIVGRGKDLIISGGFNIYPKEIEALIDDIPGVLESAVIGVPHPDFGEAVVAVVVKQNDALTEADINAVTTEMLANFKRPKLVTFAAELPRNTMGKVQKKALRDAFQASFS; via the coding sequence GGCATCTGCAGGCCGCGCGCGGCAAGGTGTTTGCGACGCGCCCCGGCATGTCGAATGTGAGCTACGGGGCATTGTTTGACGGGGCAGAGCAGATTGCCGCGCGGTTGATTGCAGCAGGGGTGCGCCCCGGTGATCGAGTCGCGGTGCAGGTGGAGAAAAGTATTCAGGCGGTGCAGCTTTATATCGGCACCGTGCTTGCCGGCGGGGTCTTCCTGCCGCTCAACACAGCCTATACTGCGGCAGAGCTGGAATATTTTCTTTCCGATGCAACGCCCGGTGTCGTGGTCTGCGATCCGGCGCGCGAGGCAGAAATCACGCCTCTGGCAAGCAATGCGAAGGTCTTTACGTTAAGCGGTGACGGGGTCGGAAGCCTGACCGAAAATTTGCCGGATTCGGCCAATTTAGAGCCTGTTTCGCGCGGCGCGGACGATCTTGCCGCTATCCTCTATACATCTGGCACCACCGGGCGTTCCAAGGGCGCGATGCTGAGCCATGCAAACCTTGCATCGAATTCTGAAACCCTGCGCGCCTATTGGCGCTTTACCGCAGACGATGTGTTGGTCCACGCATTGCCGATTTTTCATACTCACGGGCTTTTTGTGGCAACCAACGTATCGTTGTTTGCGGGGGCATCGGTTGTGTTCTTGCCGAAATTCCATGTTGATCCGGTGATTGAGGCACTGCCGCACGCCACCGCCCTGATGGGGGTGCCGACATTTTACACGCGCTTGCTCGATGATCCCCGGTTGAACCGGGAATCCGTCTCTAACATGCGGCTTTTCATATCCGGATCTGCACCGCTGCTTGTCGATACCCATGAGCAGTGGGAAGCGCGCACCGGGCACCGCATCCTAGAGCGCTATGGCATGACCGAGACAAACATGAACACATCCAACCCCTATGAAGGGGAGCGCCGTGCCGGGACCGTGGGCTTCCCCCTGCCGGGGGTGGAATTGCGGATCATGGACGGCGGCAAAGAGGTGGAACCGGGCGGGATTGGTACAATCGAAGTGCGTGGGCCGAATGTGTTCCAAGGCTATTGGAAGATGCCGGAAAAAACCGCCGAAGAGTTGCGTGAGGATGGCTGGTTCATCACTGGCGATCTGGGGCAGCGCGACGCGGATGGCTATGTTTCCATCGTCGGACGGGGCAAGGATTTGATTATTTCGGGTGGATTCAACATTTACCCGAAGGAAATCGAGGCGCTGATCGACGATATTCCCGGTGTCTTGGAATCTGCGGTGATTGGTGTCCCGCACCCGGATTTCGGCGAAGCTGTCGTGGCGGTTGTGGTGAAGCAGAACGACGCGTTGACCGAGGCCGATATCAATGCCGTAACCACAGAGATGCTTGCCAACTTCAAACGCCCCAAACTTGTCACCTTTGCGGCGGAACTTCCGCGCAACACAATGGGAAAAGTTCAAAAAAAGGCCCTGCGTGATGCTTTTCAAGCGAGTTTTAGCTGA